One genomic window of Bartonella sp. HY038 includes the following:
- a CDS encoding ankyrin repeat domain-containing protein: protein MKKILGLFVTFFVAHYCLIGWLSAQNLVEAGAKDTPSSHSYFDKAPRSVFTLAQKIERKQDITLAEVKALPEGALNARYDTEITLLFFAARHYNLQAIDILLQAGADPYMVDKPSQKSVHDFTFYITDMNTPGSYEDTMRFRTELMRIYLKNGGDPNHELPSTSKTHLLVSAILMRNIKGARMLIEAGADPFKMEGTGLTGPTMLAIRRDDESNQLLKDIICNGAYDHATEEQVRKIITYLKPLGATDLQRETNQRKLAMFILKRHPNFKDNVSTKYIFNGPIPWTTIGETSDEVLCK, encoded by the coding sequence ATGAAAAAAATCCTTGGTCTGTTCGTCACATTTTTTGTTGCGCATTATTGTTTGATTGGTTGGTTATCCGCTCAAAATTTGGTTGAGGCTGGCGCAAAAGACACCCCGTCCTCCCATAGTTATTTTGATAAGGCTCCAAGAAGTGTTTTTACGCTTGCTCAAAAAATTGAACGCAAGCAAGATATCACCCTTGCAGAAGTAAAAGCATTACCAGAAGGAGCGCTTAACGCGCGTTATGACACTGAGATCACTTTGTTATTTTTTGCCGCTCGGCACTATAATTTACAAGCTATTGATATTTTACTGCAAGCGGGGGCTGATCCCTATATGGTTGATAAACCATCTCAAAAATCGGTGCATGATTTTACATTCTATATCACCGATATGAACACGCCCGGCAGCTATGAAGATACCATGAGATTTCGCACCGAACTGATGCGGATATATTTAAAAAATGGCGGTGATCCAAACCATGAATTACCATCTACCTCAAAAACGCATTTATTGGTAAGTGCAATATTAATGCGTAATATTAAAGGTGCACGCATGCTAATCGAGGCTGGAGCCGACCCTTTTAAAATGGAAGGGACAGGACTTACTGGGCCAACAATGTTGGCAATTCGTCGAGATGATGAAAGTAATCAGTTACTCAAAGATATTATCTGCAATGGTGCATATGATCATGCAACAGAAGAGCAGGTTCGAAAAATTATTACTTATTTGAAGCCATTGGGTGCGACTGATTTACAGCGTGAAACAAATCAAAGAAAATTAGCGATGTTTATATTAAAAAGACATCCTAATTTTAAGGATAATGTTTCAACAAAATATATATTTAACGGTCCGATTCCATGGACAACCATTGGTGAAACAAGTGATGAGGTGTTATGTAAATGA
- a CDS encoding TerC family protein encodes MDMFFMPFLGTPIWLWLFFLVIVLFLLVLDLGLFNRGDHEIEIGKSLKLSAFYISLGIAFSGIVYWQMGATETAQYLTAFVVEKTLSLDNIFVIALIFSMLAIPRQYQHRVLFWGVLGVIILRGLMIGFGSAIVANYHFVLYLFAAFLIFTGIKMLFAKDEAEPDMSRNPVLRFARKYLRVTDDLHGNKFFVKQPQNGKLLRFATPLFLALIMVEFTDIIFAVDSVPAVFTITTDPFIVYTSNIFAILGLRALFFALAAVLHRFAYLKYALSVLLIFIGSKMFIADLMNWDKFPAIWSLIITFGILTIGVVVSLLKTKNNNHHSTHD; translated from the coding sequence ATGGACATGTTTTTTATGCCTTTTCTAGGCACCCCAATTTGGCTTTGGCTATTTTTCCTTGTCATTGTTTTATTTCTTCTTGTGCTAGATCTTGGTCTTTTTAACCGTGGTGACCATGAAATTGAAATCGGTAAAAGTTTAAAATTATCCGCCTTTTATATCAGTCTTGGTATTGCCTTTTCTGGTATTGTTTATTGGCAAATGGGCGCTACCGAAACAGCGCAATATTTAACCGCCTTTGTCGTTGAAAAAACCTTGTCGCTTGACAATATTTTTGTCATTGCGCTTATTTTCTCCATGCTGGCTATTCCTCGCCAATATCAACACCGCGTTTTATTCTGGGGTGTTTTAGGCGTTATCATATTGCGCGGTTTAATGATCGGCTTTGGCTCCGCTATCGTAGCCAATTATCATTTCGTTCTTTATCTCTTTGCAGCATTTCTTATCTTTACGGGTATTAAGATGCTTTTTGCCAAAGATGAAGCGGAGCCTGATATGAGCCGTAATCCTGTATTGCGCTTTGCGCGCAAATATTTGCGCGTTACGGATGATCTTCATGGCAATAAGTTTTTTGTTAAACAGCCACAGAACGGCAAATTATTGCGTTTTGCAACACCGCTTTTCCTTGCACTCATAATGGTAGAATTTACCGATATTATTTTTGCAGTAGATTCAGTACCAGCAGTATTTACCATCACAACTGACCCATTTATTGTTTATACGTCGAATATTTTTGCGATATTAGGTCTTCGTGCGTTGTTTTTTGCGTTGGCCGCTGTGTTACACCGCTTTGCCTATTTGAAATATGCACTTTCAGTATTGCTTATTTTCATTGGCAGTAAAATGTTTATTGCGGACCTCATGAATTGGGATAAATTCCCCGCGATTTGGTCGTTAATTATTACTTTTGGTATTTTAACAATTGGTGTTGTTGTATCACTGTTGAAAACAAAAAATAATAACCACCATTCAACACATGATTAA
- a CDS encoding heme ABC transporter ATP-binding protein has translation MIKVENLSVNRGKKTIIEDLAINIKAGELTVIIGPNGSGKTTLLSALCGELQYSGDIYINGQNTRHIKAWQLACQRAVLPQASTMSFPFLVREVVAIGLSAGNGRLLASDDELIYAALSKVDLVDYHAKFYQELSGGEQARVQLARVLCQIWQPEYEGKPCWLMLDEPVAALDIEHQLTVMNIAKDFVKQGGGVIAILHDLNLAARYADHLILMQKGKIAAKGIPQEVITAANLQNIYNCYLPVNALPPAHVPFILPQADMV, from the coding sequence ATGATAAAAGTTGAAAACCTTAGCGTCAATCGCGGCAAAAAAACCATCATTGAAGACTTAGCTATTAATATTAAAGCGGGTGAATTAACTGTTATTATCGGTCCAAATGGTTCTGGCAAAACAACTTTACTCAGCGCACTTTGCGGAGAATTACAATATAGCGGTGATATTTACATCAATGGACAAAATACACGTCATATAAAAGCATGGCAACTTGCTTGCCAACGCGCTGTTTTGCCTCAAGCCAGTACCATGTCTTTTCCGTTTTTAGTGCGTGAAGTGGTGGCAATTGGCCTATCAGCAGGCAATGGCCGCTTATTAGCTAGTGATGACGAATTAATTTATGCCGCTTTAAGTAAAGTGGACTTAGTTGATTACCATGCAAAATTTTACCAAGAGCTTTCAGGTGGTGAACAAGCACGCGTTCAGCTTGCCCGTGTTTTATGCCAAATTTGGCAGCCCGAATATGAAGGCAAGCCTTGCTGGCTAATGCTTGATGAACCAGTTGCCGCCCTTGATATAGAACATCAATTAACGGTTATGAATATCGCCAAAGATTTTGTGAAACAAGGCGGTGGGGTCATTGCTATTTTGCATGACTTGAACCTTGCAGCCCGCTATGCTGATCATCTTATTTTAATGCAAAAAGGTAAGATTGCTGCCAAAGGCATACCGCAAGAGGTTATCACCGCGGCAAATCTACAAAATATTTATAATTGCTATCTACCGGTCAATGCCCTGCCCCCAGCCCATGTGCCATTCATTCTACCGCAAGCTGATATGGTTTAA
- a CDS encoding iron ABC transporter permease produces MSLSSHTAPVPKSETLSAMRKGDRSLRGQLVLIALIPIFIASVLCGLLLGQTDVSLLRLISHYFSTENFEQVQATQDYLVLIDIRLPRVILGVFVGSALAVCGVLMQGLFRNPLADPGIVGVSAGAGFGAVIFIVLGHIIPISISPIIGSFGIVFSAFLCSLIITLLLYSIATHNGKTSIATMLLAGIAIAALIGAIIGVLVFKASDQQLRDITFWSLGSLVGTTMQKVIIAAPFIVLGLCIAPFLANGLNALALGEAVAGHLGFPVQRLKNISIVLVALMCGAAVAVSGGIGFVGIVIPHILRLIIGPNHRYLIPCSALLGACLVIFADYIARIVVYPAELPIGIITALLGAPFFLWILLRQRGMML; encoded by the coding sequence ATGTCTTTGTCGAGCCACACTGCGCCTGTGCCAAAGAGCGAAACTCTTTCGGCAATGCGAAAAGGTGACAGAAGTCTTCGTGGTCAATTAGTATTAATTGCCCTTATTCCAATTTTCATTGCTAGCGTGCTTTGCGGCCTTTTATTAGGGCAAACAGATGTTTCATTGCTAAGGTTGATTAGCCATTATTTTAGTACCGAAAATTTTGAACAAGTGCAAGCAACACAAGATTATCTGGTACTGATCGATATTCGCTTACCAAGGGTTATTCTTGGCGTATTTGTTGGTAGTGCCCTTGCTGTTTGCGGCGTTTTAATGCAAGGCTTATTTCGCAACCCATTGGCAGACCCTGGCATTGTTGGCGTATCAGCAGGTGCTGGCTTTGGTGCGGTGATATTCATCGTATTAGGTCACATTATTCCAATAAGTATCAGCCCAATCATAGGCTCCTTTGGCATTGTTTTTAGTGCTTTTCTATGTAGTTTAATTATAACCTTATTACTTTATTCAATCGCCACGCACAATGGAAAGACATCTATTGCAACCATGCTTTTGGCAGGCATTGCCATTGCTGCGCTTATTGGTGCAATTATTGGCGTATTGGTCTTTAAAGCAAGTGATCAACAATTGCGTGACATTACCTTTTGGAGCCTAGGCTCTCTGGTAGGTACAACCATGCAAAAAGTAATCATTGCAGCACCATTTATTGTTCTTGGCCTATGCATAGCGCCATTTTTAGCTAATGGCTTAAATGCCTTGGCACTTGGTGAGGCCGTGGCAGGCCATTTAGGGTTTCCAGTACAAAGACTTAAAAACATTTCAATTGTTTTGGTGGCCTTAATGTGTGGTGCGGCAGTCGCGGTAAGTGGTGGCATTGGTTTTGTTGGTATTGTTATACCCCATATATTACGGCTAATTATCGGCCCCAACCATCGCTATCTTATTCCATGCTCCGCACTTCTTGGCGCTTGCCTTGTTATCTTTGCCGATTATATTGCCCGCATAGTGGTTTATCCGGCCGAATTGCCCATTGGCATAATAACAGCGCTTCTTGGTGCTCCCTTCTTTCTTTGGATTTTGCTGCGCCAACGCGGGATGATGTTATGA
- a CDS encoding hemin ABC transporter substrate-binding protein gives MFYKTIKKPFSLWQKILIQTTLILCLFSVSHTAQSAETEVLPKDSKIIVIGGALTEIVYALDAQDRIIGRDMTSIYPEAAKALPDIGYMRALSAESILSLAPKGILLVEGSGPKPTIDILEKASVPMVVVPESFSRDGVITKVRSVGKALMLEDKADELITKLNEDFNKTDELTNKVTEKKKILFVLSVQNGRVMAAGSNTAADGIIKLAGAENAITGFDGYKLLNDEALLAAKPDMILSMSPFPGRPVTTQLTDLPAVLATPAAKNNMIKDMDGLYLLGFGPRTAAAARDVAELLYGQNQSK, from the coding sequence ATGTTTTATAAAACTATCAAAAAGCCATTTTCTCTTTGGCAAAAGATACTTATCCAAACAACTCTTATTCTGTGCTTATTTTCGGTTAGCCATACCGCACAAAGCGCGGAAACCGAAGTTTTACCGAAAGACTCCAAAATTATCGTCATTGGCGGCGCATTAACTGAGATTGTTTATGCACTTGACGCACAAGATAGGATCATTGGCCGCGATATGACCAGCATCTATCCCGAAGCTGCCAAAGCTTTACCAGATATTGGCTATATGCGCGCCCTTTCAGCTGAAAGCATTTTATCGCTGGCACCAAAGGGTATTTTGCTGGTTGAAGGTAGCGGCCCAAAGCCTACAATTGATATTTTAGAAAAAGCGTCGGTGCCAATGGTTGTTGTGCCAGAAAGCTTTAGCCGAGATGGTGTTATCACCAAAGTGCGCAGTGTTGGTAAAGCCCTAATGCTTGAAGACAAAGCCGATGAGCTTATTACCAAACTTAATGAAGATTTTAATAAAACCGATGAGTTGACGAATAAGGTTACAGAAAAGAAAAAAATTCTCTTTGTACTTTCCGTACAAAATGGTCGCGTTATGGCGGCTGGTAGCAATACGGCAGCTGATGGCATCATTAAGCTTGCAGGTGCAGAAAACGCAATCACTGGATTTGATGGCTATAAACTCTTAAACGATGAAGCATTGCTAGCTGCAAAACCTGATATGATCTTGTCGATGTCACCATTTCCAGGCCGCCCTGTTACCACCCAACTTACCGATTTGCCGGCCGTTCTTGCAACTCCTGCAGCTAAAAATAATATGATTAAAGACATGGATGGGCTTTATTTGCTTGGCTTTGGCCCACGTACGGCCGCAGCAGCACGTGATGTTGCAGAATTGCTTTATGGCCAAAATCAATCGAAATAG
- a CDS encoding hemin-degrading factor — translation MLNAKAQDIITKHKAAVAESGVKLRERDFVKSIGITEAELICAYACNSEARQLKVDIADLLEKAKTFGKVLCIVRNDSAVHEMRGHFEKTFYGEGASLTLGEIDLRIFNKNWAFAFEKQVEIMGKKYNSIQYFDKFGTAVFKIYEHEGTDHEAWKAFADQNSLGTPTDMISVEPFTKEAAKREGDVDIEEFRRRWSEMKDVHQLHNILKDMQVERHEANHIVGDRFAYELDKSAIKTMLDKSHEQDLPIMCFVGNRGCIQIFTGKIGPVKPYGEWTNIMDEQFHLHLLEPNVEKIWAVKKPTKDGEITSMEVFDKDNNLIIQFFGKRQEGEKELSAWSDLMASLPRLEQSAVA, via the coding sequence ATGTTGAACGCAAAAGCACAAGACATCATCACCAAACATAAAGCCGCAGTCGCTGAAAGTGGCGTCAAACTGCGCGAACGCGATTTTGTGAAGTCTATCGGCATCACTGAAGCTGAACTCATTTGCGCCTATGCCTGTAATAGTGAAGCCCGCCAATTAAAGGTAGATATTGCTGATCTTTTAGAAAAAGCTAAAACTTTTGGTAAAGTCTTATGCATCGTACGCAACGATTCAGCCGTACATGAAATGCGCGGACATTTTGAAAAAACCTTTTATGGTGAGGGGGCATCGCTCACATTAGGCGAAATTGACTTGCGCATTTTCAATAAAAACTGGGCTTTTGCGTTTGAAAAGCAAGTCGAGATCATGGGCAAAAAATATAATAGCATCCAATATTTTGACAAGTTTGGTACTGCTGTATTTAAGATTTATGAACATGAAGGCACCGATCATGAAGCATGGAAAGCTTTTGCTGACCAAAATTCACTTGGCACACCAACCGACATGATTAGCGTTGAGCCTTTTACGAAAGAAGCAGCAAAGCGTGAAGGCGATGTTGATATTGAAGAATTCCGTCGCCGCTGGAGTGAAATGAAAGATGTGCATCAATTGCATAATATTTTAAAAGATATGCAAGTTGAGCGCCATGAAGCAAACCATATTGTTGGCGATCGTTTTGCTTACGAATTGGATAAAAGTGCGATCAAAACCATGCTTGATAAATCTCATGAACAAGATTTACCAATTATGTGCTTTGTTGGTAATCGTGGTTGCATTCAAATCTTCACCGGTAAAATTGGCCCAGTCAAACCTTATGGTGAATGGACCAATATTATGGATGAGCAATTCCACCTCCATTTATTGGAACCTAATGTTGAAAAAATTTGGGCTGTAAAAAAGCCAACCAAAGACGGCGAAATCACCTCTATGGAAGTGTTTGATAAGGATAATAATCTTATCATTCAATTCTTTGGCAAACGTCAAGAAGGCGAAAAAGAACTAAGCGCATGGAGCGACCTGATGGCATCCCTACCACGCTTAGAGCAAAGCGCAGTTGCCTAA
- the hemP gene encoding hemin uptake protein HemP, protein MGMIMGDAVKNKLADDADLSTATLLTPPIIDSAQLFKNSREVIIIHENTTYRLKKTRFGKLILNK, encoded by the coding sequence ATGGGAATGATCATGGGAGATGCGGTAAAAAATAAGTTAGCAGATGATGCAGATCTGTCTACTGCGACATTGCTTACACCGCCAATCATAGATAGCGCTCAACTTTTTAAAAATAGTCGTGAAGTTATTATCATTCACGAAAATACCACCTATCGCTTAAAGAAAACGCGCTTTGGCAAGCTAATATTAAACAAATAG
- a CDS encoding TonB-dependent hemoglobin/transferrin/lactoferrin family receptor, with protein sequence MYWLQLKRLKHYAAFGVIAICAASPASAQTTNQTTNATSDSQTLDTVVVEGKKERLDRKATVLTDSISGDTIAKKQVDDINDISRLDPAISYSRGSDSFTIRGLDQNRVLTTIDGVPITWFPDPSSRNLTGGISSFNISSLSSLDIVRGSDSSLYGSGALGGVVMLRTLDPEDLLTGDKNWASLTKGSYDSSNRSWHIDEAFAVRANDTYFLLQGGYVGGKQRENNGSVSGYGVDRSIANPADFDNNNLLFKVYQHVGKEHRFGFTAERFYFDGTTHGLNQAVRTYTPGTFYEDQTKKRERFSASYDYIGNGDGWLDEAHANIYWQRQRLETSQYGNRIPVPTGFYLRDAQTEERVYGFNVNGFKTLQLGATTHTVRVAIDTSFSKYQQYAGGEDSCPPPPYTRPFMTCQFMHVNQADSPTTESKNFGFAFEDEIAFYDGRVRITPGGRFDWYERDPKHSARYEQNSGFTGYPDSQSDSRFSPKLRGEWDVANKVTLYAQWAQAFRAPTASELYFNYTNPGFYYTRGNPDLKPETSNGFDIGVQLGDKDLGGSISVFSNRYKNFIDQVSLAGNREFPLGRFENINRARVTISGVEAKGHWQIGNGWHTNFALAYAEGRDTDKDEYLNSVPPLKGMVGLGYAQEIWGADVNLTAAGKRNKVAKNSDYARAPGYAVVDLTGWWEPMGEKGPRLQAGVYNLFDKTYWNALNLRSSTSYPKEFFSEPGRSFKLSFIQKF encoded by the coding sequence ATGTATTGGTTACAATTAAAGCGTTTAAAACATTACGCAGCATTTGGCGTTATTGCCATTTGCGCAGCAAGCCCTGCATCAGCACAAACAACGAATCAGACTACAAATGCAACTTCTGATTCTCAAACGCTAGATACTGTCGTGGTTGAAGGTAAAAAAGAAAGACTTGACCGAAAAGCTACAGTATTAACAGATAGTATTTCAGGCGATACAATTGCCAAAAAACAGGTTGATGATATTAATGATATCTCACGGCTTGATCCTGCTATTTCTTATAGCCGGGGCTCCGATAGTTTTACTATCCGCGGACTTGATCAAAACCGTGTTTTAACGACAATTGATGGCGTACCTATTACTTGGTTCCCTGATCCATCAAGCCGAAATTTAACAGGGGGCATTTCCTCATTTAACATCTCTTCGCTTTCAAGTCTTGATATTGTGCGCGGTTCAGATTCTAGCCTTTATGGTTCAGGTGCACTTGGCGGTGTTGTTATGCTCCGTACTCTTGACCCAGAAGACCTTTTGACTGGTGACAAGAACTGGGCCTCCCTTACTAAAGGAAGCTACGATTCATCTAATCGCAGCTGGCATATTGATGAAGCGTTTGCTGTCCGCGCCAATGATACTTATTTCTTATTGCAAGGCGGTTATGTTGGCGGCAAACAGCGCGAAAATAATGGCTCTGTTAGTGGTTATGGCGTTGATCGCTCAATCGCTAATCCAGCAGACTTTGATAATAATAATTTGCTTTTCAAAGTTTATCAGCATGTCGGTAAAGAGCATCGCTTTGGCTTCACGGCTGAACGATTTTATTTTGACGGCACCACACATGGCTTAAATCAAGCCGTACGCACTTACACGCCAGGTACTTTCTATGAAGATCAAACGAAAAAACGTGAACGTTTTTCTGCATCTTATGATTACATAGGTAATGGTGATGGCTGGCTAGATGAAGCACATGCTAATATTTACTGGCAGCGCCAACGCCTAGAAACTAGCCAATATGGTAATCGTATTCCTGTACCAACAGGCTTTTACTTACGCGACGCGCAGACGGAAGAACGTGTATATGGCTTCAATGTCAATGGTTTTAAAACATTGCAATTGGGGGCAACAACCCACACCGTTCGTGTTGCAATTGACACCTCATTTTCAAAATATCAGCAATATGCTGGTGGTGAAGATAGCTGCCCACCTCCACCCTACACACGCCCTTTCATGACCTGCCAATTCATGCACGTCAATCAAGCAGATTCACCTACAACAGAAAGTAAGAATTTTGGTTTTGCTTTTGAAGACGAAATTGCATTTTATGATGGCCGCGTAAGAATTACACCAGGTGGCCGGTTTGACTGGTATGAGCGTGATCCAAAACACAGTGCACGCTATGAACAAAATTCTGGCTTTACTGGCTATCCAGATTCGCAAAGCGATTCACGCTTTTCACCTAAGTTACGTGGTGAATGGGATGTTGCCAATAAGGTCACACTTTACGCACAATGGGCTCAGGCATTTCGCGCTCCAACTGCCTCTGAACTTTATTTTAACTACACTAACCCAGGGTTCTATTACACCCGCGGCAATCCAGATTTAAAACCAGAAACAAGCAATGGTTTTGATATTGGTGTTCAACTTGGCGACAAAGATTTAGGTGGCTCAATCAGTGTGTTTAGCAACCGTTACAAGAATTTCATCGACCAAGTTAGCTTAGCAGGTAATAGAGAATTTCCACTTGGTCGCTTTGAAAATATTAACCGTGCACGCGTTACTATTTCTGGCGTTGAAGCAAAAGGTCATTGGCAAATTGGTAATGGTTGGCATACAAATTTTGCCCTTGCCTATGCTGAAGGACGTGACACCGATAAGGATGAATATCTAAACTCTGTTCCACCTTTAAAGGGCATGGTTGGTTTAGGCTATGCACAAGAAATTTGGGGTGCAGATGTCAATTTAACAGCCGCTGGCAAACGTAATAAGGTAGCTAAAAATTCAGATTATGCACGCGCACCTGGTTATGCTGTTGTTGATTTAACTGGTTGGTGGGAACCAATGGGTGAAAAAGGTCCACGCTTACAAGCAGGTGTTTATAATCTTTTTGATAAAACCTATTGGAATGCTTTGAACCTACGTTCTTCAACATCCTATCCTAAAGAATTTTTTAGCGAACCAGGCCGTAGTTTCAAACTATCATTCATTCAAAAATTTTAA
- a CDS encoding antibiotic biosynthesis monooxygenase: protein MYIAMNRFKVNKGNEAEFETIWRERESRLKELPGFVEFHLLKCDTDKDENTSLYSSHAIWKDREDFISWTKSEQFRDAHKGAGERRHVFAGPPHFEGFEVILSEKA from the coding sequence ATGTATATCGCAATGAACCGTTTCAAAGTCAATAAAGGTAATGAAGCCGAGTTTGAAACTATCTGGAGAGAGCGCGAAAGCCGTTTAAAAGAATTACCGGGCTTTGTAGAGTTTCATTTACTTAAATGCGACACTGATAAGGATGAAAATACCAGCCTCTATTCTTCACATGCTATTTGGAAAGATCGTGAAGATTTTATCAGTTGGACAAAGTCAGAGCAATTCCGCGATGCCCACAAGGGTGCTGGTGAACGCCGCCATGTTTTTGCAGGCCCTCCACATTTTGAAGGTTTTGAAGTTATTTTGTCTGAAAAGGCTTGA
- a CDS encoding ABC transporter ATP-binding protein/permease: MKYSYYFKLFLAPFSLKTFNWQIWASLILTISCQFLFVYMSVFINEWQKLFYDALQQFDGEAALHLIFIYIFYLSIVVLSIVVGSAFGKILVFLWRRELNNYFSDKWLDDHRHYMLRFNQYPDNPDQRIAEDIRLFTAESVFLFKSLLTHATRLLTFIVILWNLSPLVDITLNDAQYTLHGYVFWIALAYGVISTLIIHWIGKILLSLNIDRQHREADYRAKLIRLTEKSEEVAFYNGEASENKQQKQLFDAIGDNWFQIIKAEIKLESITAFQFRLTNFIPIIAVLPFFLNKTITFGDVMQIQSAFAIVADGFGWIATYYKRLIEWSSFIKRLAEFDTALNICPIATKNNQSDNDRSKQQGNHKSAFLSFKNVQLFYPDKTPLGYFPDIRLEKSDWLLVDGKSGAGKTTFLRYLAGLWPFCQGDRALYGRMLFLPQTPYLFKGSLRTVISYPAKNTYDDEIIKDTLNLLSLNLGDKIDHNDNWQQILSGGEQQRLSVARAILYQPDILFLDEATNQLDHNNALQSMSLLKKHCPNTIVICITHQDEIKTLFNQKLIKNNKKWTLQIIN; this comes from the coding sequence ATGAAATATTCCTATTATTTCAAACTATTTTTGGCACCTTTCAGCCTTAAAACATTTAATTGGCAAATCTGGGCTTCCCTTATCCTAACCATAAGCTGCCAATTCTTGTTTGTATATATGAGTGTTTTTATCAATGAATGGCAAAAGCTGTTCTACGATGCGCTTCAGCAATTTGATGGTGAAGCGGCATTACACTTAATTTTTATTTATATATTTTATTTATCAATTGTTGTTTTAAGCATTGTTGTTGGCAGTGCATTCGGCAAAATTTTAGTGTTTTTATGGCGACGAGAACTGAACAATTATTTTAGTGACAAATGGCTAGATGACCATCGCCATTATATGCTGCGTTTCAACCAATATCCTGATAATCCAGATCAACGTATAGCCGAAGACATAAGATTATTCACGGCTGAAAGCGTTTTTTTATTCAAATCGCTATTAACCCATGCGACGCGATTGCTAACCTTTATTGTCATTTTGTGGAATCTTTCACCGCTCGTTGATATCACCTTAAATGATGCACAATATACATTGCATGGCTATGTATTCTGGATAGCTCTAGCCTATGGCGTTATATCAACATTAATTATCCATTGGATCGGCAAAATATTACTTTCTCTCAATATAGATCGCCAACACAGGGAAGCTGACTATAGGGCCAAACTCATCCGACTGACGGAAAAAAGTGAAGAAGTTGCATTTTATAATGGTGAAGCATCCGAAAATAAACAGCAAAAGCAACTATTTGATGCCATTGGCGATAATTGGTTTCAAATTATCAAAGCTGAGATAAAATTAGAATCTATAACAGCATTCCAATTTCGCTTAACTAACTTTATTCCAATTATTGCGGTATTACCATTTTTTTTAAATAAAACCATAACTTTTGGCGACGTGATGCAAATACAAAGTGCCTTTGCCATTGTTGCTGATGGCTTTGGCTGGATAGCTACTTATTATAAGCGTTTGATTGAATGGTCATCATTCATCAAACGCTTGGCCGAATTTGATACAGCGTTAAATATTTGCCCCATAGCCACAAAAAACAATCAAAGCGACAATGATCGATCCAAGCAACAAGGTAACCACAAAAGCGCATTTCTTTCCTTCAAAAATGTTCAACTTTTTTATCCAGATAAGACACCATTGGGCTATTTTCCTGATATTAGACTTGAAAAAAGCGATTGGCTTTTGGTTGATGGTAAAAGCGGTGCAGGAAAAACAACATTTTTACGCTATTTAGCTGGACTCTGGCCGTTTTGCCAGGGAGATCGTGCGCTTTACGGACGCATGCTCTTTTTACCACAAACGCCTTATTTATTTAAAGGCTCGCTACGCACTGTCATTAGCTACCCAGCAAAGAATACCTATGATGATGAAATAATAAAGGATACACTGAATTTGCTAAGCCTAAACTTAGGCGACAAAATAGACCATAATGACAATTGGCAACAAATATTATCAGGTGGGGAGCAACAGCGACTCTCTGTAGCCCGCGCTATACTTTACCAACCAGATATTCTTTTTCTTGATGAAGCAACCAATCAACTTGATCACAATAACGCACTTCAATCCATGTCTTTATTGAAAAAACACTGTCCCAATACAATAGTCATCTGCATCACACATCAAGATGAAATCAAAACATTATTCAACCAAAAACTTATCAAAAACAATAAAAAATGGACGCTTCAAATAATTAACTAA